One genomic region from Rattus norvegicus strain BN/NHsdMcwi chromosome 10, GRCr8, whole genome shotgun sequence encodes:
- the Rpl26l1 gene encoding 60S ribosomal protein L26-like 1, whose amino-acid sequence MPIRKDNKVQEKVKSLQATATLEIALLGKQAGKFIFSPFSTYPSRYCSAPPFHSPASQKSRLHLPGVVIYSFIPSIQGIEAVITSLESDKDQKITVELKAKSPKVGKEKGRYKELTGNTRVNIVVPQGLTREASCGLFETLQSVSEVFRCPPVLPLTL is encoded by the exons ATGCCCATTCGCAAGGACAACAAGGTCCAG GAGAAAGTCAAGAGCCTTCAGGCCACAGCAACCTTGGAAATCGCTCTCCTTGGCAAGCAAGCTGGAAAATTCatattctctcctttctccacataTCCTTCCCGCTACTGCTCTGCTCCCCCATTTCATAGTCCGGCTTCTCAAAAGAGTCGTCTGCATCTGCCAGGCGTGGTGATCTACTCTTTTATTCCCAGCATTCAGGGGATAGAG GCAGTTATCACTTCACTGGAATCAGACAAAGACCAGAAGATAACTGTTGAACTCAAAGCCAAGTCTCCGAAAGTTGGGAAAGAGAAAGGCCGATATAAGGAACTCACTGGGAATACAAGAGTGAACATAGTTGTGCCACAGGGGCTGACCAGAGAGGCCTCATGCGGCCTCTTTGAAACTTTGCAAAGTGTGTCTGAGGTGTTTCGTTGTCCACCTGTTTTGCCCCTGACTCTGTAA